Sequence from the Bacteroidetes bacterium GWF2_43_63 genome:
GTCACCATCGAATTTCTCAAGTTCTTCAATGGCATCTTCAAACAATCCCTGTTTGAGATAAATCATACCAACATAATAGTGTGCAAGATTTCCGGATGGAGTACCACCGAAATTATCTATAATCTCAAGAAATCCAGGATGATTTTCATCGCCGTTCAGGGCGAGAGTGAGTGAGTCCATTTCATAATACATCTGAGCCATGTACATTTCATTTTCAGCTTTGGTCACTTTCGGGCCGTGGATGAAATTGTTGTATCCCCAGATTCCAAGAACAACAAGTGCAATACCTGCAATCACATAAGTGATGATATTCTTGTTCTTTTCGATGAATTGCTCTGCCTTTGAAAGGGATGATCCGATGTTTTCGAGTCTCTCGTCACCTGAAGGTGTTGTTTGCTTGGCCATAATCTTTATTTCAATGTTCGGGGTGCAAAATTAATCGTTTTTTTCAAACAACAGTCATTTTGAAACAGTTGCTGAATTATTGCGCTGCCAGATTTGTTCTTATTCTGTCAGATTCTTGTTTTCTGTTTCATTTTCCGGGCTTTTCGACGAAATGGTAGAAGTGATTGTCAACTCTTCATTTTCGTTGAAATAATCCATAACTATCTCTGTAGGACCAGAAAAATTATGCCTGATGAGCTCTTCGGCCAGCGAATCTTCAATGAATTTCTGAATAGCTCGTTTCAATGGACGGGCTCCGTAGTTGGGATCCCAGCCTTTTTCCACAATGAAATCACGGGCTTCATCGGTCAGCTTAAGCGTAATGCCTTTTTCGTTTAGACGCTTGAATACACCTGCGAGCTCAATATCAATGATCTTGTGAATTTCACCTCGTTCAAGATTATTGAAGATGACAACATCGTCGATTCGGTTTAGAAATTCAGGGGCAAATGCTTTTTTCAGCGCATTTTCAAGAACACTTTTGGCATAGCCTGCTTTGGTTGACTCTTTTGAGCTGGTCGCAAATCCAACACCCGACCCAAAATCTTTCAGCTGGCGCGTCCCGATATTCGAGGTCATGATAATGATCGTATTTTTAAAATCGACTTTACGACCAAGACTGTCGGTGAGCTGGCCATCATCCAAAACCTGCAACAGCAAATGGAATACATCGGGGTGAGCTTTCTCAATTTCATCGAGCAACACCACGCTGAATGGCTTGCGGCGCACTTTTTCGGTAAGCTGACCGCCTTCTTCGTACCCAACATATCCCGGAGGAGCTCCAATCAGGCGCGATACAGCGAATTTTTCCATATATTCGCTCATGTCAATGCGAATCAATGCATCGTCAGTATCAAAAAGATATTTCGAAAGAACTTTGGCCAGATATGTTTTACCAACACCGGTAGGACCAAGAAAAATAAAACTACCGATGGGGCGGCTTGGATCCTTGAGTCCGACACGGTTACGCCTGATGCTTTTTGCAATTTTCTTGATCGCTTCATCCTGACCAATGACTCTCCCGGCAAGCTCTGTCTCTATTTTCAGCAGGCGGTCACTTTCATTTTGGGCCACTCTGGTAACAGGGACACCCGTCATCATGGCTACAACTTCAGCTACATCCTCGTCAGTCACGATTTCGCGGTGTTTGTCTGCTTCTTCATCCCAGCGCAGGCGCGCTTTTTCAAGTTTTTCCAGCAGATTTTTTTCAAGGTCCCGATGTTTGGCGGCCTCTTCGTATTTCTGCATTTTTATGGCCGACGTCTTATTGTTCCGGGCTTCATCTATCTGTTTTTCCAGTTCAAGAATTTCCTCAGGAACATTGAGATGCTTCAGATGGACGCGTGATCCGGCCTCATCCAATGCGTCTATTGATTTATCAGGCAATGCGCGGTCGCTGATATAGCGTTCAGTCAGATGCACACAGGCATCGATGGCCTCGTCGGTGTAGCGCACCAGATGATGATCTTCGTAGCGTTCCTTGATGTTCTGAAGAATAATTCTGGTCTCGTCAATCGTTGTTGCATCCACCAGAATTTTCTGGAAGCGACGTTCCAGCGCGCCATCTTTTTCAATGTAGTTGCGGTATTCATCCAGGGTTGTGGCACCGATGCATTGAATTTCACCGCGAGCGAGCGCTGGTTTGAACATATTTGAAGCATCCAGCGAACCACTGGCGCCGCCGGCACCCACAATAGTATGAATTTCGTCAATAAAAAGAATTACATCGCGGTTTTTTTCAAGCTCATTAAGTAAAGCTTTCATGCGCTCTTCGAATTGTCC
This genomic interval carries:
- a CDS encoding Clp protease ClpC, whose product is MEAKFSQRVMDVLGFSKEEALRLNSPYVGVEHLFLGMLREGDGMAILLLRNAGVNLGEIRKSIEKAANQTDGPAIMPEADIPLVRQVEQILKLTYLVARDLKSELIETEHLLLAILKENKNYVSTLLGRTGATYEIMLSELRSITGNDTNYSERIKDELPSDDDDADERSSFGSSSKKAGAGSESKSKTPVLDNFGRDLTKAAEEGRLDPIVGRDKELERIAQILSRRKKNNPVLIGEPGVGKSAIAEGLALRIAARKVPRTLHNKRVVMLDIASLVAGTKYRGQFEERMKALLNELEKNRDVILFIDEIHTIVGAGGASGSLDASNMFKPALARGEIQCIGATTLDEYRNYIEKDGALERRFQKILVDATTIDETRIILQNIKERYEDHHLVRYTDEAIDACVHLTERYISDRALPDKSIDALDEAGSRVHLKHLNVPEEILELEKQIDEARNNKTSAIKMQKYEEAAKHRDLEKNLLEKLEKARLRWDEEADKHREIVTDEDVAEVVAMMTGVPVTRVAQNESDRLLKIETELAGRVIGQDEAIKKIAKSIRRNRVGLKDPSRPIGSFIFLGPTGVGKTYLAKVLSKYLFDTDDALIRIDMSEYMEKFAVSRLIGAPPGYVGYEEGGQLTEKVRRKPFSVVLLDEIEKAHPDVFHLLLQVLDDGQLTDSLGRKVDFKNTIIIMTSNIGTRQLKDFGSGVGFATSSKESTKAGYAKSVLENALKKAFAPEFLNRIDDVVIFNNLERGEIHKIIDIELAGVFKRLNEKGITLKLTDEARDFIVEKGWDPNYGARPLKRAIQKFIEDSLAEELIRHNFSGPTEIVMDYFNENEELTITSTISSKSPENETENKNLTE